Proteins found in one Quercus robur chromosome 2, dhQueRobu3.1, whole genome shotgun sequence genomic segment:
- the LOC126706300 gene encoding uncharacterized protein LOC126706300 — protein MGNCSALGKPKRKSIIMSCAPKGPKPMCKCNHQEVLRVMKTDGKILEYTRPMLVKNVLMNFPGYGIGLSKRPLRQLPLNYELKVGHVYYLLPLSRSDYSSSSLGMEGTSSGTKRIKVIITKQQLEELLSKKISVEEKLLEIQKESMSRWRPVLETIPEGSEQACSFFVV, from the coding sequence ATGGGAAATTGCTCAGCACTTGGCAAACCCAAAAGAAAGTCTATCATTATGTCTTGTGCTCCTAAAGGACCAAAACCTATGTGCAAGTGTAACCACCAAGAGGTTTTACGTGTCATGAAAACTGATGGCAAGATTTTAGAGTACACAAGGCCTATGCTTGTTAAGAATGTCTTGATGAACTTCCCAGGTTATGGAATTGGCCTATCAAAAAGACCATTGCGGCAACTTCCATTGAATTATGAGTTAAAGGTTGGTCATGTTTATTATCTTCTTCCACTATCTCGTTCAGattactcttcttcttcactaggCATGGAGGGCACAAGTAGTGgtacaaagagaataaaagtgaTTATTACAAAGCAACAGCTTGAGGAATTGCTGTCCAAGAAAATATCAGTGGAGGAGAAGCTCTTGGAGATTCAGAAAGAGTCTATGTCAAGGTGGAGACCAGTGCTGGAGACCATCCCTGAAGGAAGTGAGCAGGCATGcagtttttttgttgtttag